One window of Pseudomonadota bacterium genomic DNA carries:
- a CDS encoding ATP-binding protein, giving the protein MRILSRIKLPAKLENLDRLIEFVSVSANEQGIEQKRIIEIEISTEEALVNIFNYAYQDMDGDVSVVCKSDDNDKFMIEIEDSGIPFNVLSLKEPDTALDISERKIGGLGIFLMRKLMDDIQYRREEDRNVLTIVVSKSRVDKNNPEN; this is encoded by the coding sequence ATGCGCATTCTCTCGCGTATTAAACTGCCGGCGAAGCTTGAAAACCTTGATCGTCTTATAGAATTTGTGTCTGTATCCGCAAACGAACAGGGAATAGAGCAGAAAAGGATCATTGAGATAGAAATTTCAACAGAGGAAGCTCTTGTCAATATTTTCAACTATGCATATCAAGATATGGACGGGGATGTATCGGTAGTCTGTAAGTCTGATGACAATGATAAATTCATGATAGAAATTGAAGATTCAGGTATCCCTTTTAATGTGCTTTCACTTAAAGAGCCTGACACTGCTCTGGATATCTCGGAGCGAAAGATCGGAGGGCTCGGCATATTTCTTATGAGAAAACTGATGGACGATATTCAATACAGGCGCGAAGAAGACAGAAATGTGCTGACGATTGTTGTATCTAAATCGCGTGTCGATAAAAACAATCCTGAAAATTAA